In one Diabrotica virgifera virgifera chromosome 7, PGI_DIABVI_V3a genomic region, the following are encoded:
- the LOC126888670 gene encoding uncharacterized protein LOC126888670, which yields MFSSFILFRANLTHTLRAWENGKTSNEIPSFDDFKTFLKSRADLLESIEANQAEKQNTRNNSQAGAYPRNTKHSQNTHGLYSSQDTPNNTDSARCCPMCKGEHAIYQCGEFLRLSSKERFDKVRKMNLCTNCFKGGHYYRRCKQSTCKRCSSKHHTYLHPDRSSERNTPSMQQPVVNASENQAVDDLQGPLNTTNLTASAVSSKASPEQSILSTVLVNIVDGQGNSYAVRALVDCGLQSSFITENLCDRLRIKRSRVDISVLGINNASYSH from the coding sequence ATGTTCTCCTCATTCATATTATTTCGAGCAAATTTGACACATACTTTACGCGCGTGGGAGAACGGCAAAACGAGCAACGAAATACCTAGTTTCGACGATTTTAAGACGTTTTTAAAATCAAGAGCGGACCTCTTAGAATCAATTGAGGCAAATCAAGCGGAAAAACAGAATACGCGAAATAATTCGCAAGCGGGCGCATATCCGCGAAATACAAAACATTCACAGAATACTCACGGTCTATACTCATCGCAGGACACTCCAAACAATACAGATAGTGCGAGATGTTGCCCTATGTGCAAAGGGGAACATGCTATCTATCAATGCGGCGAATTTTTAAGGCTTTCATCGAAGGAAAGATTCGATAAAGTACGAAAGATGAACCTTTGCACGAATTGTTTCAAGGGGGGACACTACTACAGGCGGTGTAAACAATCAACATGTAAACGGTGCTCTTCTAAGCACCACACGTATTTGCACCCCGATAGGTCAAGCGAGCGAAACACACCTTCAATGCAACAACCTGTAGTAAACGCGAGCGAAAATCAAGCGGTAGATGATCTACAAGGCCCTCTAAACACTACCAATTTGACAGCTTCTGCTGTTAGCAGCAAGGCCAGCCCTGAACAAAGCATACTATCTACAGTATTGGTCAATATTGTCGATGGCCAGGGCAACTCATACGCGGTGCGAGCGCTAGTAGACTGCGGCTTGCAGAGTTCATTTATCACGGAGAATTTATGCGATCGACTTCGAATTAAACGAAGCAGAGTGGACATCTCTGTCTTAGGAATAAACAACGCGAGTTATAGCCATTGA
- the LOC126887622 gene encoding uncharacterized protein LOC126887622, which produces MENIDLCLGSLPGDRQGTSGAGAGRDSMRDVGGRVLRRRAPVIQSATAQPQPQASQTTRAPPAEGAALDHQPALTQAGRPRQRIKWTVSINENILRFYYKVTNLGQETIGYRQQLYAEFCRTYPDIQVSEQRVSDQYRVIIRNNLIPETRRNIIRSEVEREIHNDVIEDQVPNEVHEQIPELAIQETQPDNTEQENNELHDNLVSEMARAVQEFNGTNPLSRPSLPRINSCKRLGMLLQIVNTEVLHNYVVEAHTLEYLHMLIYWALRSEHDRVLITEGLVAELHPGKKDCSERLNCCVGILVKSQNIYEV; this is translated from the coding sequence atggagaatattgatttatgtttaggatcgctgcctggggatcgccagggcacgtctggagccggcgctggacgtgacagcatgcgggacgtcggtggcagggtgttgaggaggcgggcccctgtcatacaatcagctacagcccaaccacaaccacaagcgagccaaacaacaagagctccacccgccgaaggtgctgcgctggatcatcaaccggcgctcactcaagcgggacgaccgaggcagcgcataaaatggactgtgtccatcaatgagaatattttgcgcttctactacaaggtgacaaacctcggtcaagaaacaatcggctaccgacaacagctgtatgccgaattttgcaggacgtacccagatattcaagtatcggagcaacgagtatcagaccaataccgggtaattataagaaacaaccttatcccagagactagacgcaatatcatcagaagcgaagtcgaacgggagattcataacgatgtaattgaagatcaagtccccaatgaagtgcatgagcagattcctgagcttgccatacaagaaactcaacctgacaatacagagcaggaaaacaacgagctacatgataacctagtaagcgaaatggcacgtgctgtacaagagtttaatggaacaaacccacttagcagaccatcgctaccacgaataaactcttgtaagagactaggtatgctgttacaaattgtgaacactgaagtcctacacaattatgtcgtagaagcccacacattagaatatctgcacatgctaatctactgggCATTAAGGTCAGAACACGAccgggtactaataacggaaggactggtagcagaattgcaccctgggaaaaaagactgctcggaaagattgaattgctgcgtagggatattggtcaagtcacagaatatatacgaggtgtaa